ACACCCGTAATGTCATCCGCACCCCGGCTAACAATAAGCTGCGGATGGAGGACAAACGCGGCGAAGAACATATCAAGCTCAGCACGGAATACGGCAGCAAGACGCAGCTCAACCTCGGGCATAACGTGGATGCCAGCCGTGCGTTACGTGGTGAAGGTTTTGAACTGCGCACCGATGAATGGGGCGCAATTCGGGCCGGAAAAGGCATATTCATCAGCGCCGACGAGCAACCGGCAGCCGGTGGTAAGCAGCTCGAGATGGACGATGCCATTGCGCAGCTTGAACAGGCGCTGACACTGGCACGCAGTCTGGCGAAGGTGGCGGAAATAGCCAAAGCCACGCCGGGCGATACCGACAGCCAGAAAGCGCTCAATACGTCACTGAAAAAACTGGAAGCGGCAGGCATTCTGATGTCTGCGCCACAAGGCATCGGTATCGTCAGCCCGTCTGCGGTACGCGTTGCCTCCGGCAGTCAGAGCGTCGGCGTAATGTCCGGCAGCAATACCGACATCAGCAGCGGCAAGTCCTTTACTGCCGCAGCGGGTGAAAGCGTCAGCCTGTTTGCCCAAAAATCCGGGATGAAACTCTTCGCCGGGAAAGGAAAAGTCGACATTCAGGCGCAGGGTGACGAATTATCGGCGCTGGCCAAAAACGACATCACCGTGACCAGCACGGAAAGCACCGTCACGATCACCGCCGCCAAAGAGCTGATCCTGACCTGCGGTGGCGGTTACATCAAACTCAGTGACGGCAATATTGAAATCGCCGATCCACAAAACATCCTGTTTAAGTCAGCCAACTGGCAAAAGATGGGACCGGCGAGCGTAAATACTCCGCCAGTTGTGTTCCCTAAAGGTTACGGTGCGGTTTACGCCTTACAGGATGAAGAAGGAAACACCATTCCTTCAACGGAATACCGCATCACCACCGCTGAAGGCACAATTTATACAGGTGTTTCTGATGAAAACGGCAAGACCATGAAGGTTTACACCAATGCGCCTGAAAGAATGAATATAGAAATTCTGGGCACCAGGTAGAACGATTGTTAATTCAAGGAATATACAGAATGGCGCAACGCAATACATGGGAAGTCAGTGATGGGCAACATACAACTGACGTAAACGTTTCAGAAAAAATCGTGATTTGTAAGCGTAAAGAAGTCCCCGGCATCACGCTTACCATCGGTATGTTTTTCGATGGCACTGGTAATAATGTGTTTAATACTGATAAACGTCTTCTGGAAACCTGCACCAGTCTGGATGTGGGAATGAAAACCGAAGATGCCGCATCCTGTGTTGAAAAATTAGGTAAAAGCGGCAACGGTGCGGGGAGCTATCTTGGGTATTATTCGAATGTGCATTGGCTTCATACTCTTTATTCTCAGGACAATAAAATCACTGATGATAAAGAGCAGTATCAGCGTGCTATTTATGTTCAGGGGATTGGTACGTCAAGAGATAAGGATGACAGCCTTATTGGGATGGGGATAGGTGTGTGGTTTGATGGCGTAGTCGATAAAACAAATGAAGGCGTTGCATTAATTACTGAACAAATTCAATTACTACTCAAAGAAAGCAAAAGTAATTCATGTGCGATTGAAAAAATCCAGTTTGATATCTTCGGCTTCAGTCGTGGTGCCGCTGCTGCCCGTCACTTTGCGAACCGTGTCAGAAACAACGATCAGGCAATACAGGAAGCCATCACGAAAGGGCTGGATGGCCGGAATCAACATGGCAAACCTGCAGGGGAAGTTCGCTTTCTGGGGCTGTTTGATACTGTCTGCGCGGTCGGTGCGGTAACAAATTTGTTTGACGTCCACGGCGGTGTAAACCCCGGCATTGAGCTGGCGCTTCCAAAAGATATTGCACAAAAAGTCTTTCAGATTACCGCAATGCATGAATGCCGCTATAACTTCAGCCTGAACAGCATTAAAGAATCGTGGCCAGAACTGGCCTTGCCCGGTGTACATTCGGATATTGGCGGTGGCTATAATCCGCAGGAAAAAGAATACCTGTTCCTCTCTGAACCTGGATTTGAGACCGTCAGGGATAGCATTCCCGTCGAGATGACGAATATTTATCGCAGTTCCGCAGCGGAAATACCTGACCTGCGGGTATTGCCAAATCTGAGCCCCCTCATGCTTTCCGGGGAGATTACACTGGGAACATGGTATGACTATTTGGTCAATCCGAATAAAAATCGTATGGGTGTGACGGAAAAGCGTGTTGGCGCGGCGGTGACAATGGAACGTACCGTCACTAATGACTGGTCAAAGGTAAGTTTACGCGTGATGCTAGCCGCCGCTCAAAGCGCTGGATGTATATTTGATCCAATTCGCGATACGAATATCGCATTAAGATTGCCACAAGAATTAGAACCGTTGAGTCAAAAAGCCATTAACCAGGGAAAAGCAGTTATA
This is a stretch of genomic DNA from Rahnella aceris. It encodes these proteins:
- a CDS encoding T6SS phospholipase effector Tle1-like catalytic domain-containing protein, which translates into the protein MAQRNTWEVSDGQHTTDVNVSEKIVICKRKEVPGITLTIGMFFDGTGNNVFNTDKRLLETCTSLDVGMKTEDAASCVEKLGKSGNGAGSYLGYYSNVHWLHTLYSQDNKITDDKEQYQRAIYVQGIGTSRDKDDSLIGMGIGVWFDGVVDKTNEGVALITEQIQLLLKESKSNSCAIEKIQFDIFGFSRGAAAARHFANRVRNNDQAIQEAITKGLDGRNQHGKPAGEVRFLGLFDTVCAVGAVTNLFDVHGGVNPGIELALPKDIAQKVFQITAMHECRYNFSLNSIKESWPELALPGVHSDIGGGYNPQEKEYLFLSEPGFETVRDSIPVEMTNIYRSSAAEIPDLRVLPNLSPLMLSGEITLGTWYDYLVNPNKNRMGVTEKRVGAAVTMERTVTNDWSKVSLRVMLAAAQSAGCIFDPIRDTNIALRLPQELEPLSQKAINQGKAVITGGNSAPFTYEEIQLIGKYIHCSANWNAVVFKHVWLDGNKVKAIYGAVKPAELVGFVNRPNPGWVRAVWNMQGAKA